A segment of the Acidimicrobiales bacterium genome:
ACCGTCCGCTGCTCTTCCAGGACCTCCTCGTGGGCGGCCAGCGAGACATCTGGGTGCAGCACCTGGCGGCCGACCCCGACGCCGGGTGGGTCGCGTTCGACGCACGGCTCGCGGGTCAGCCCCGCTCCTGCACCCTCGAGTGGGTGGCCGACGACGGCCGCTTCGTCGATCCCTGCGACGGCACCGTCGTGCCCGCCGACGGCGGCGATCAGCCCGGCTACCCCACGCGCGTCGACGACGACGGGCTGCTGGTCGTCGACCTCACGCCGGAGGGCCGGCCGGGTCGGGGCACCACGACGTCCACCACGGCACCCTCGGCGGCGCGCCCCCGCCCCTAGAAGTGGGCGAGGATCTCGGCCCGCTGCACCTTCGACGTGCCGGTGCGGGGCAGGTCGTCCACCACCACCACGCGCTGCGGGGCCTTGTACTCGGCCAGCCGGGTACGGGCCCAGGCGACCAGCTCGTCCGGCGTGATCGACGATCCCTCGGCCAGCCTCACCGCGGCGACCGGCACCTCGCCCATGCGGTCGTCGGGCAGGCCCACCACCGCGGCCTCGAGCACGTCCGGGTGCTCCTCGAGCGCGGCCTCGACCTCGATGGCGTACACCGAGTAGCCGCCGTGCTTGATCACGTCCTTCTTGCGGCCCGCGAACAGCACCGTGCCGAACGGCCCCTTGCGCGCCAGGTCGCCGGTGCGCAGCCAGCCCTCGGGTGTCACCACCGCGGCGGTGGCCTCGGGGTCGTTGTGGTAGCCGCGCAGCACGCCCGGGCCCTTCACCCAGAGCTCGCCCACCTGGCCGGGCACGACCTCGTGCCCGTGATCGTCGACGACCTTCATCCGGTACCGGGGGAGGGCCATGCCGAGGGCATCGCCGGGGATGAGGGCCAGGAACGGGAGCGACAGCTTGGCCGCGGCCCCGCCGGCCAGCTCCACCATCCCGTACCCCTCCATGAACACGGCTTGGCCGACGCTGCGGTGCACCAGTGGAAGGGTGACGAGGGCGCCCATCCTCTGGAAGCGGCGGGCCAGCTCGGGCGGCATCACGTCGGCCCCGGACGCCCACAGCCGCACCGACGACAGGTCGCGCTGCTCGGCGCCGGCCTCGAGGAGCATCCGGTACATCGCCGGGACCCCGATGAACATGGTGCAGCGCCTGGTCTCGATGGCGTCGAGCACCACGTCGGGCCGGAACTTGGGCAGCACGTAGGCGGGGATGCCGGCGGTCGCCAGGCCGAGCAGGGTGACGAAGCCCATGATGTGCGGCACCGGCAGGGCCACCACGGCCTCGTCCCGTCGCAGGTCGGCGGGCCACAGGGCGCCGGTGGCCAGCTGGCCCACGAGCGCCTGGTGGGTGAGCTCCGCCCCCTTGGGCCTCCCGGTGGTGCCCGACGTGTAGAAGAGGGCGGCGACCTGCGCCGGCGGCACCGGCTCGGCCCGCCCGAGCGGCTGGGCCCCGTCCACCTGGTGCACGCTCTCGACCACGAGCCGGGCCCCGGCGTCGCTCACCACGTGGCGCACCTCGTCCGGCCGCATCTGGGTGTTCACCGGCACGGGGAGGGCACCGGCGCGGGCCGCGGCCAGGCACAGCAGCAGCAGCTCGTAGCCGTTGCGGGTGTGGATCACCACCCGGTCGCCGGGGTCGACCTCGGCCCGGATGCCCCCGGCCCAGCGGTCGACCCGCTTGGCCGCCTGGGCGTACGTGAGCCGCAGGCCGGTGCCGTCCTCCTCGGCCAGGGCCCCGCTGCCGTGGATGTGCGCCAGGCGCTCGAGGATCGTGCCCAGGGTGTGGTCGCGCTGCAGGGCCAGGCGGGCACGGGCGACAGCGCGGCCGATCACGCCAGCAGTCTGGACGACCCGACCCGTCCCGGGCCAGACCGGCCGCCCCCGGCGGCCGAGGCGGCTTGCGAGTCCGTTCTCCGGCGGGTTCACCACCCCGGCGGTGGTCGACGAGGCGGAGAACGGCCGGGCAACGGGCCGCCGCGGGGCCCCGACCGCCCGGCGGGACCTTCGCCCCTGGGCGCGTGCGACCGCCGGCGCACGATGGGTGCGCACCGACGGGCACCCCTCGCCCGTCGGGCCCCCTCGAGTCGAGGTGATGAGCGATGAGCGAGGTCACGAGCTTCTGCTCCTCGTGCGGTCGGCCGGTCACGCCCGGCGCCCACTTCTGCACCGGCTGTGGCGCCCCGGTCGGCCCCGGGGACCCAGCCGCGGGACCCCCGACCGGCCCGCCCCCCGGCCCCCCCGGCCCCACCGCTCCCCCGCCGCCTCCCCCGCCGCCCCCCGGCCCGGCCGCGCCCCTGCCCTACCCGCCCCCGGCCGAGGGGCCGAAGCGGCGCCGCACCACCCTGGCGCTCGTCCTCAGCGGCGTCGGGGTCCTGGCCGTGGTCGCGCTGGTGGTCGGCGTGCTGGTCCTCGCCGGCGGCGACGAGGCCGGCGGTGAGGTCTTCCTCGAAGCCGCCGCCACCTCGGGGCCCGATCCCTTCACCGACAGCACCGCGGCGCTCCCCACCGACATGACCGCCCCCACCGTGCCGTCCACCACCTCGACGGCCAGCACGTCCACGGCCAGCACCTCGACGACGGCGAGGGGCGCCACGACGGTCACGGCGGTGGCCGGTGACCAGGTCGGCCTGTACGGCGGCTCCCTGAACCAGGCCACGTGCGACGTGGAGCGCCAGATCACCTACCTGCAGCAGAACCGCGACAAGGCCGCAGCCTTCGCCCAGGTCCTCGGCATCCCCGTGGGCGACATCCCCGGCTACTTGCGCTCGCTCACCCCGATGGTGCTGACCCGCGACACCCGGGTCACGAACCACGGGTTCAGCAACGGCCGGGCCACCGCCCGCCAGGCGGTGCTGCAGGCCGGCACCGCCGTGCTGGTCGACGTGTACGGCGTGCCCCGGGTGAAGTGCGGCTGCGGCAACCCGCTGACCCCACCGGTCCCCACCTCCGGCCGGCCCCGCTACCGGGGCAACCCGTGGCCGGGCTTCTCCCCCACCCGCATCACCGTCATCACCCAGGTGAACGTCCAGATCAACATCTTCGTGATCGTCGACGTCATCTCCGGGGGCGGCATCAACCGGCCGCCGGGGTGGCCGCCCGACCGTGACGACCCGATCCCAGGCGAGGAGATCTGCATCGAGTACCCGACGTTCCCCGGCTGCGAGGAGGGCCCACCCCCCGAAGGCACCGTGCCCCCGACCGTCACCGTGCCGGAGGAGCCGACGCTCGGCTCCGGCGACGTGCAGGTGACCCTGCGCTGGAGCAGCACCGCCGACCTCGACCTTGCCGTCACCGACCCCACCGGCGCCCGCATCAGCTACGAGGCCACCAGTTCGCCCAGCGGGGGCCAGCTCGACGTGGACGCCAACGGTGCCTGCGCCGGCGACCCACCCGTCGAGAACGTCTTCTGGCCCCCCGGGCAGGCCCCCCTCGGCGAGTACCTGCTCGAGGTCCACTACTACGGCGAGTGCGCCGGTGAGGGACCCCAGAGCTTCACCCTCGCCTTCGTCTCCAACGGAGGCCTCGCTCCCATCGTGCCCGCCGCGCTGCACGCCGGGAGCGGGGAGCCCGAGATCGTGCTGGTCGCCACCGACGTGGAGGCCACCGCCGGCGGGGCGCTGCGCCAGGAGTACTCGGGCAGCCTCCCGCCGGGCGGCACCATCCTGTTCAAGGCGAACCACCCCGCCGCGCCACCTCCGGGCGGCGAGCAGCCCCCGACGCCCCCGGCGCCCGTGCTGCCCACGCCGCAGCCGCCCGTCGAGCCCCCGCCGCAACCGCCCACCGAACCCCCACCGGGCAGCACGGCGGCCGACTGCGCGCCGACGGGCGTGCAGGCCAGCGCCGGGACGTGGCCGGGCGGCACCGACCTGGGCCTGCCGGCCACCGTGACGTGGCAGGCGCCCAGCGGCTGCGAGGTGCAGTCGTACACGGTGACGGCGCTGCAGGGCGGGTCGGCGACCGGCTCCAAGTCGGTGGCCGCCGGCACCACCCAGACGACGTTCACCGTGTGGGGCAACAACCCGGCGGCGAGCTGGACGTTCCAAGTTGTGGCGGTGGTCGGCGGCGCCACGAGCCCGGCGGCCACGTCGAACGAGCTGTCGCTCGACTGCAGCCCGTACGGCTCGGGGGAGCCCGGACCCGAGCAGATGGCCTACACGCTCTGCATGCACGATCCCACGGCCGACGACCCCGTCGGTGGAGGTGGCGTCGCGCCCCAGCCGTAGCCGGGTCGGCCCCGGCTCAGAGCTTCTGGAGGGGCGCCCAGGCGAGGAGCAGGCGCTTCTCGCCCACGCCCGGGAAGCGCACGACCGCCTCGGCCTTGTCGCCCTCGCCGGTGACGTCGAGCACCACGCCCTCGCCCCAGGCGTTGTGGCGCACGTCGTCACCCCGCCTGAGCCCGAGACGGTCGGCGCCGCTCGGGCTCGGCCGGTTGCCCGCGGCCACCGCCCGATCGACGATGCGCTCCCGGGCCTCGGAGCGGCGATCGCCACCCCAGCCCGATCCGCCGCCCCAGCCGTCGCGATCCCACCCGGCGCTCCGCTCGCGGCCGAGGCGCCGACCCTCGCCCGTGGTCTCGACCAGCTCGGCCGGGATCTCGTCGAGGAACCGGCTGGGCGGGTTGTACTGGGTGGAGCCGAAGATGGTGCGGCTCCAGGCGTGGCTGAGGTAGAGCCGCTCACGCGCCCTGGTGATGCCCACGTAGGCCAGGCGGCGCTCCTCCTCCAGCTGGTCGGGCTCGCCCAGCGAGCGCAGGTGGGGGAAGACGCCGTCCTCGCAGCCGACCATGAAGACGACGGGGAACTCGAGGCCCTTGGCCGCGTGCAGGGTCATGAGCACGACCTGGCTGGCGTCCTCCCCGGGGGCGGGCAGCTCGTCGGTGTCGGCGACCAGGCCCACCTGCTCCAGGAACTCGTCGACGCCGTCGAAGTCCTTGGCCACCCCCACCAGCTCGGCCAGGTTCTCGAGCCGGCCGTCGGCCTCGACGGAGTGCTCGGCCTCGAGCTCCTGGGCGTAGCCGCTGCGCTCCAGGGCCGCGTGCAGCACGGCTGCGGGACCGTCGGGCACCAGCTCGGCCAGCCCGTCGATCAGCTCGACGAACCGCGCGATGCCGCGCAGGGCCGGGCCGCTGGCGCCGGCGTCGTCGGCCCGGCGCAGGGCCTGGGCGAAGGTCAGGCCGTGGGCGGCGGCCCACGCGTCGAGACGACCGACCGTGGTGTCGCCGACCCCCCGCTTCGGTACGTTGAGCACCCGCTTCACGCTGACCTCGTCGGCCGGGTTCACCACCGCCTTCAGGTAGGCCAGGGCGTCCTTGATCTCCCGGCGGTCGTAGAACCGGGTGCCGCCCACCACCTTGTAGGGGATCCCGGCTCGCATCAGGCCCTCCTCCACCACCCGGCTCTGGGCGTTGGTGCGGTGGAACACGGCGATGTCGCCCCACCGGTAGCCCTCGGCGTCGTGCAGCGCGCCGGCGGTGTGGGCGACCCACTGGGCCTCGTCGCCCTCGTCGTCGGCCTGGTAGCGGGTGATGGCGGGCGCCGGCTCCCTGGTCGGTCCAGAGCTCCTTGGGCTTGCGGCCCAGGTTGTTGGCGATCAGGGCGTTGGCGGCGTCGAGGATCGTCTGCGTCGATCGGTAGTTCTGCTCGAGCAGGATCACCGTGACGTCGGGGAAGGCCTGCTCGAACTCGAGGATGTTGCGGATGTCGGCGCCACGAAAGTTGTAGATCGAGTTGTGCACGAGCAGGCCGCTCGCGAGGTACGTGTGGGTGCGCTCGACCTCCAGGTCGAACACGGGGCCGTCGTAGGCCTCGACGTCGACCCCCGCGACGGGGGCCTCGCGGAGCACGCCGGCGTCGTGCACGAGCACCCGCATCCCGGGCCGGAGGTGGGCGAGGGGAGCGAGGTCGTAGATCGTGCCGCCCACCGACACCCGGCGCCGCAGCCCCAGCCCCCCGGCCGCCGCGGCCGCCCGGGCGAGCGCGAGCGCCTCGGGGTACTCGTCGTGACCGGTCTCCAGCCGAGCCGTGCCGGCGAGCGTCCCCGCGCGCACGGGGAGGCCGGCGGCGCGCAGCCCGGCGGCCGCGTCGTCACTCGACGACCACTGCACCCGGTGCCGGCCCACGGCCGTGCCGCGCGCATCCGAGAACATGGTGAGGTCGACGGTCGGGCGGCGGCCGCCGCCGTCGGGCCGCACGTGCGGGAAGCCCGGGTGGAGCGACAGCCCGTCGAGCAGGCGCTTCGCGCTGCGAGCCGTGTCCAGCTCGAGGTAGAGGCGCTCCCGCCACTCCTCGTCGTCCGCCTCGCCGGCCACGCCCCGGAACGGTGTCGTGGGAAGGCCGTGCTCGGCGGCGTGGAAGGCCTCGCCGTAGGCCGCCTCGGCCGACGAGGCGCACACCTGCAGGATCCACGCCGCGTCGGCGTGCTCCCGGTCGAGGAGAGCGCCGAGCCCGCCGTCGTGGCGACCGGCCCCGACGGCACCCATCGGCTCCGTCCGCCCGATCCGGTAGCCCCGATCCGATCGATGCATGAGGTACACGAGGTGGTGGCTCGGACCGAGGGCGAGGCGCGCCGGCACGAGGTGGTGGGGCGTTCCCCGCAGCTCGCGGCCACCCGCCGCCACGGTGACGAGCGGGCCGGCGTAGTGGCCCCGCGCCACGGCGGCGACCCGGCCGGCCACCGGATCGACCCGACCACCGGTGCCCACCACCACGTCGCCCGCGGCGACCGCCTCGATCGGCACCGCCCCTGACGGCGTGGTCACCAGGGTCCCGGGCGGCAGGCACTGGTCGCTGTCGCCGACCACGCACACGTTGCGGTGGTCGGCGGCGAGGGCCAACACGAGCTCGTTCTGGGCGTGGTTGGTGTCCTGGTACTCGTCGACCAGGATGTGCTGGAAGCGCTCCTGGTAGTGGGCCAGCACGTCGGGGTGCTCGCGGAACAGCCGCACCACGTTGGCCAGGAGATCGTCGAAGTCCATGGCGCCGGCCTTGTGCAGGCGAGCCTGGTACTCGGCGTACACGTCGGCGATCCGGCGGTCGAAGATCGTGGCGGCCCGCTCGGCCTGGTCGGCCGGCCCGAGCAGCTCGTTCTTGGCCGCGCTGATGGCGGCGTGGACGCCCCGGGGAGGGAACCGCTTGGCGTCGATGTTCTTGTCGCGCAGGACGTAGCCGGTGAGCCGCACGGCGTCGGCCTGGTCGTAGATCGTGAAGCTCGACGGGTAGCCGAGCAGATGACCGTCGCGGCGCAGGATCCGCACGCAGGCGGCGTGGAACGTGCTCACCCACATCTTGCGAGCGACCGGCCCGACCAGCTGCTCGACCCGGTGCCGCATCTCGTCGGCGGCCTTGTTGGTGAAGGTGATGGCGAGGATGCGGTAGGGGGAGACGCCGTGCTCGGCGATCAGGTGGGCGATGCGGTGGGTGAGCACCCGGGTCTTGCCCGACCCGGCCCCGGCGACGATGAGCAGGGGCCCGTCGCCGTGGGCCGCGGCCTCGCGCTGCACCGGGTTGAGGCCTTCGAGGAGGGACGCCATCGCCATGCCATCCTACGGCCGGGTGGTGTCGGCCCTCGGGCACGCCGGTCAGCCGGCGGTGGGCTCCAGCCGCTCCCGGAAGAACTCGAGAACCTGGTGCAGCGCCTCGGCGGTGGGGTGGCCGGGCTCGTCGACGAGGTGCTCGGTGAGCACGGAGTGCGAGGCGCCGCTGAGCCCCCACGGGTTGCCCGGCGACGAGTCGATCTCGACCGAGAGGAACCGCTCGCCGAGCAGCCGGCGGAGCGACGCGAAGCGGGCCGCAGGCACGAAGCGGTCGTGGGTGAACCGCAGCCCGAGCACGTCGCAGCCCGCCTCGGCACGCTCCCGCACCCGGGCCTCGTCGGCGGGCGAGAGCCCCAGATCGGCGGAGCGGCCCGGCCCGACGGCGAAGGGCAGCGACGGCTGCGAGAGCACCGGGGCCACGACCCCGTCGTCGACCATCATGGCCAGGGCGAAGCCGCCCGTGAAGCACATCCCCAGCGCGCCCACGCCCGGACCCCCGCACTCGGCGTGCACCTGGCGGGCCAGGGCCCGGCACCAGGCCACGATGGGCGAGGTCCGGCCGGTGGCCCAGGTGGTGAACTCCCGCGACACGCACCCCCACGCCAGCTGGCGAGCACCGTACGTCGGCGACATCGGCTTGCCCGGCTCGCCGAACAGGCAGGGCAGCACGGCCGTGAACCCGGCGTCGGCCACCCGCCGACCGAACCCCGCGACGGCCGGCGTGATGCCCGGCATCTCGTGCATGACCACCACGCCCGGGCCCTCGCCTCGGCGGAACACGGTGCGGGTGGCGCCCTGCCACGTGAACGAGCCCCGCTGGAAGTCGGCGAGGTCGTCGTGCGGCGCCACGCTCAGCCGATGGGTCGGCGGGCGCCCGTGAGGTTGTCGCGCCAGACCGAGGCGTACTTCACGACGTCGCCGGTGTGCGGTGCGTGGATCATCTGGCCGTTGCCCACGTAGAGGCCCACGTGGTGGACGTCGGGGTAGAAGAACACCAGGTCACCTGGCTGGAGCTGGTCGATCGGCACCGCGGGCAGGGCGTCCCACTGGGCGAACGACGACCGGGGGAGGCTGACCCCGATCTGGCGGTACGCCCACACCACCAGCCCCGAGCAGTCGAAGCCCTCCGACGGCGAGGTGCCGGCGTAGCGGTAGGGCACCCCCAGCTGGCTCTGGGCCGCGGCGATCACCTCGCCGACGCGACCGTTGACCGGGGGGAGGGGAGCGAGGGGCTGGGGCGTGGGGCGGGCTGCGCCCCCGCCGCCGCCACCACCGCCACCGCTCGACGGCCGGGACGGCACCGCCGGCGGCACGGCCCGGGCGGCGGCGGCCTGGGCCTCGGCCCGCGCCCGGCGGGCCTCCTCGTCGGCCCGCCGCTGCTGCTCCTCGGCCACCAGGGTGGCCAGCTCGCCCTGCACCCGTGCGAGCAGCTGGGTCTGCTGGTCGACGGCGGCGTCGGCCTCGGCGGTCTGCCCCTCCATCTCGGACTCGACCGCGGCGGCCTCGTCGCGCGCCGTGGCGAGGGCATCCCGGCTCACCCGGGCGTCCTCCTCGGCGGCGCGCAGATCGTCGATCACCCGGCGGTCACGGCGAAGGGCGGCGTCGACGTAGCCCACCCGCTGGCCCAGGTCCGAGCCGTCGCTGCTCAGGATCGACACCAGGCCGGAGTCGGCGTCGACGTTCACGTAGGCGCGCACGGCCCAGTCCTGCAGGCGGAGGCGGGCCTGGTCCTCCTGCTGGGTGGTGCGCTCGAGCGCGACCTGGTTGTCGGCCACCTGGCGCTCGAGCTCGTCCAGCCGGGACTGGGCCTGGTGGTGCTGCTCGGCCAGCACGCTGACGCGGTCCTGGAGCTGCTCGAGCTCGTCGGCCACCCGCTGCGCCTCGGCTCGCTTCTCGGCGATGCTGTCGGCCGCGGCGGGGGGGACGAGCGCGACCACTGGCAGCACGGCGAGGAGGGCCAGGAGCAGCACCCGGATCGGGGCCGGCACGCGGTGCCGGTGGCGGCGCGGGTCCGTCACAGGACCGTCATGCTACCGGCGGGAGCCCTCCAGGGCCAGCAGCCCCGCCGCTGGCGGCGCCGACACCGGTCCCCACCGGCCACGACGCCCGCCCGGACCGGCTCAGCCCGCTGCGGCGGTGGCCGCCTCGGCGAGCAGGGCCGACAGGCGGCTCTCGCAGCGGCCGTACTTCACCCGGTAGCCGCCATGGCGGTACGTGTCGGGGAACAGCTGGTCGACCCGGCAGCCCGACAGGCCCACGGTGAGGCCGGCGTCGTACAGCTCGTCGACGAGGTGCACGACGAGCAGCGCGTCCCCCTGGTTGGCGATGGGGTGGACGCCGTGGACGGCGACGGCGTCGAGCCCGTCGAGCAGCGCGCCGACCTGCACCGGGTGCACCACTCGGAGGTGGGCGAGCAGCTCGTCGAAGCGGTCCTCGGCGACGGTGCTGCCCGCCGCCCGCCACCCCTCGGCCAGGGAGTCGAGCTCCCCGGGCGCGCAGAGCTCGGTGACCACGCGCTGGCCGGCGCGGTAATCGGGCCCGTCGATCCGGATCACCTCGAAGTGCGAGGCGATGGCCGCGATCTCCCGGCGGAAGTCGTCGGCGTGGAACCGCCCCTCGCCCAGCCGGTCCGGCAGGGAGTTGGACGTGGTGACGACCAGCGTCCCGGCGCCGACCACCGCTCGCAGGAACGTGACCGTCATCAGCGTGTTGGCGACGTCGTCGAGCTCGAACTCGTCGATGCAGAGGAGCCGGCACCCGGCGAAGGCCTCGACGGCCGCCTCCATGCCGAGGAAGCCGATCACGGCCGCCAGCTCGGCGAACGTGAGGTAGGCCGACGGCCGTGGCGACTCGTGCCACAGGGCCGCCAGCAGGTGGGTCTTGCCCACGCCGAAGCCACCGTCGAGGTACCGACCGGGGGCCTCGCCGGGCGACTCGGCGCCGGCCCGGCGGCGGCGGAACCGGCCCCGTCCCCGGCCTCCGAGCCCGCCGCCCGGGCCGTCCGCCCCGGTCTCGAGCCGACTCGCCACCGCCCGCACCGCGGCCAGCGCCTCGGCCTGGCTGGGGTGGCCGGGGTTGGGCCGGTAGGTGTCGAACCGCACGTCGGCGAAGCGGTGCGGCGGCACGCAGCGCGCCACGACGAGATCGGCGGCGAGGGCGGGCCGGCGATCGACGAGCCGGACGGGGTGGGGTCTCGTCACTCCCACTCGATGGTGCCGGGCGGCTTGGACGTGATGTCGTAGGCGACCCGGTTCACGCCCGGCACCTCGTTGATGATCCGGCTGGCCATGCGCTCGAGGAGGTCGTACGGCAGCCGGGCCCAGTCGGCGGTCATGGCGTCCTCGCTGGTGACCGCCCGCACGATGATCGGGTGGGCGTACGTGCGCTCGTCTCCCATCACGCCGACCGAGCGGATGTCGGGCAGCACGGCGAAGGCCTGCCAAACCTCACGGTCGAGCCCGGCCCGCCGGATCTCCTCGCGCACGATGGCATCGGCCCGGCGCAGCGTCGCCAGCTTGTCCCTGGTGACGGCCCCGATGATCCGCACCGCCAGCCCGGGACCCGGGAACGGCTGGCGCCACACGATCTCCTCGGGCAGGCCCAGCTCCTCCCCCACCCGCCGGACCTCGTCCTTGAAGAGGGCACGCAACGGCTCGACCAGCTCGAAGTCCATGTCCTCCGGCAGGCCCCCCACGTTGTGGTGGCTCTTGATCCTGGCTGCGTCCTTGGTGCCCGACTCGATCACGTCGGGATAGAGGGTCCCCTGCACCAGGAAGCGGGCCTCGCCGATCGAGCCGGCGGCGTCCTCGAACACGCGGATGAACAGCTCGCCGATGGCCTTGCGCTTCTCCTCGGGGTCGGTCACCCCGTCGAGGGCGTCGAGGAAGCGGTCGGAGGCCTCGACGTGGAGCAGCGTGATGCCCTGGTGCCGGGTGAAGGACTCGACGACCTGCTCGGCCTCGCCTTCCCGCAGCAGCCCGTGGTCGACGAACACGCACGTCAGCTGGTCGCCGATCGCCTTGTGGACCAGCGCGGCGGCGACGGCCGAGTCGACCCCGCCGGAGAGGCCGCAGATCACCTCGGCCCCGCCCACCTGGGCCCGGATGACCTCGACCGACGTCTCGATGATCGAGGTCATCGTCCACGTGGGCCGGCACCCGCAGGCCCGGTAGAGGAACCGCTTGAGGAGCTCCTGGCCGTGGGGCGTGTGGACCACCTCCGGGTGGAACTGCACCCCGTAGAGGCCACGGTCGGGCGCCTCGAAGGCGGCCGCCGGCGTGGAGGCGGTGGCCGCGGTGATCCGTGCGCCGTCGGGCGCGCGCACGATCGAGTCGAAGTGGCTCATCCACACCGGCTGCTCGACCGGCTGGTCGGCGAGCAGCACGCCCCCCGACACGACCCGCAGCCCCGTTCGCCCGTACTCGCCCTGCCCCGTCTCGGCCACCTCGCCGCCCAGGTCGCGGGCCAGGAGCTGGGCGCCGTAGCAGATGCCGAGGATCGGGACCCCGGCGGCGTAGATGGCCGGGTCGAGACCGGGTGCACCCTCGACGTTCACGCTGGCGGGCCCACCCGAGAGGATCACCCCGGCCGGCTGCCGCTCGACGAGCTCGGCCGCGGTGATGGAGTGCGGCACGATCTCCGAGTAGACGTGCGCCTCCCGGACCCGCCGGGCGATCAGCTGTGCGTACTGGGCGCCGAAGTCGACCACGAGCACCGTGTCGAAGGCCGCCTCCAGCGTGGGGTCGAAGGGGCCGTCAGCGGTCGGCAGGGCGGTCACGGGGGGTCGGTGGGATCGGGCGGGCTCAGTGGCCCATGCCCACGCGCTGGGCCTTCTGGAGCGCCTTGCCCTCGGTCTGCAGCGCGGGTGCCACCATCACCTCGGCCTTCTGGAAGTCCTTCACCGAGTCGTAGCCGCAGGTGGCCATGGAGGTGCGCAGGGCGCCGAACAGGTTCATGCGGCCGTCGTTCTCGTGGGCCGGGCCGACGAGGATCTCGGCCATGGTGCCTCGCGTGCCGACGTTGACCCGGGCCCCGCGGGGCAGCGTGGGGTGGAACGTGGCCATGCCCCAGTGGTAGCCCCGACCCGGCGCCTCGGCCGCGGCCGCCAGGGGTGACCCCAGCATCACCGCGTCGGCCCCGCAGACGATGGCCTTCGCGATGTCGCCGCCGGTGCCCATGCCGCCATCGGCGATGACGTGCACGTACACGCCCGTCTCGTCGAGGTGGCGCATGCGGGCGGCCCGGGCGTCGGCGATGGCCGTGGCCTGCGGCACCCCGATGCCGAGGACGCCGCGGGTCGTGCAGGCGTGGCCGGGGCCGACGCCGACCAGCACGCCCACCGCGCCGGTGCGCATGAGGTGCAGCGCCGCCTGGTAGCTGGCGCAGCCACCGACGATCACCGGGATGTCGAGCTCGCGGATGAAGCGCTTGAGGTTGAGGGGCTCCACGGTCTTCGACACGTGCTCGGCCGAGACGACGGTGCCCTGGATCACCAGCAGGTCGAGCTCGGCGTCGAGGATCGCCTTCGAGAACCGCTCGGTGCGCTGCGGGGTGACCGACGCGCAGGCCACCATGCCCGCCTCGCGGATCTGGCGGATCCGCAGCCCGATCAGCTCCTCGTGGATCGGCTCCTGGTAGATCTCCTGCATCCGCTGGGTGGCCTTCTCGGCCGTGAGCTCGGAGATCTCCTCGAGCAGGGCGTCGGGGTCCTCGTAGCGGGTCCACAGGCCCTCGAGGTTCAGCACGCCCAC
Coding sequences within it:
- the guaA gene encoding glutamine-hydrolyzing GMP synthase, whose amino-acid sequence is MEAAFDTVLVVDFGAQYAQLIARRVREAHVYSEIVPHSITAAELVERQPAGVILSGGPASVNVEGAPGLDPAIYAAGVPILGICYGAQLLARDLGGEVAETGQGEYGRTGLRVVSGGVLLADQPVEQPVWMSHFDSIVRAPDGARITAATASTPAAAFEAPDRGLYGVQFHPEVVHTPHGQELLKRFLYRACGCRPTWTMTSIIETSVEVIRAQVGGAEVICGLSGGVDSAVAAALVHKAIGDQLTCVFVDHGLLREGEAEQVVESFTRHQGITLLHVEASDRFLDALDGVTDPEEKRKAIGELFIRVFEDAAGSIGEARFLVQGTLYPDVIESGTKDAARIKSHHNVGGLPEDMDFELVEPLRALFKDEVRRVGEELGLPEEIVWRQPFPGPGLAVRIIGAVTRDKLATLRRADAIVREEIRRAGLDREVWQAFAVLPDIRSVGVMGDERTYAHPIIVRAVTSEDAMTADWARLPYDLLERMASRIINEVPGVNRVAYDITSKPPGTIEWE
- a CDS encoding GuaB3 family IMP dehydrogenase-related protein; translated protein: MAEVEIGMGKSGRRAYGFDDIAIVPSRRTRDPEDVDISWEIDAFRFELPLMAAAMDGVVSPATAIEIGRLGGVGVLNLEGLWTRYEDPDALLEEISELTAEKATQRMQEIYQEPIHEELIGLRIRQIREAGMVACASVTPQRTERFSKAILDAELDLLVIQGTVVSAEHVSKTVEPLNLKRFIRELDIPVIVGGCASYQAALHLMRTGAVGVLVGVGPGHACTTRGVLGIGVPQATAIADARAARMRHLDETGVYVHVIADGGMGTGGDIAKAIVCGADAVMLGSPLAAAAEAPGRGYHWGMATFHPTLPRGARVNVGTRGTMAEILVGPAHENDGRMNLFGALRTSMATCGYDSVKDFQKAEVMVAPALQTEGKALQKAQRVGMGH